TGGCCTCACCACCGTTTTGTGTGATCTCATTTACTACCTGGTCTGCGGCGTCTTTTCCACCGGCATAGTTAACAATTACCTTTGCACCCTCGGTGGCTAATTTACGTGCGATAGTTGCGCCAATACCTCTGGAGGCGCCAGTTACCAGGATTACTTTTTCTTTCAGCGTGTTCATATTTTCCGTTTTTGCTTGTCGTTATTGACATAACAAAGGTGAAACATAAACGAGCCAAAAAATTGCAAGATTTACACTATTACTTGCAAAAAACTAATTAACGGTATTTCCCAGCTGTTTTCGGTATAATACCGGAGTTGAATCGGTGTATTTCTTAAAATAGTTGCTGAAATGGGATGACTCGGCAAAACCCAGCTGATCTGCGATCTGTTTGATGGGAATACCTGAGTTTTGGAGCAGTGATTTAGCTTCTGTAATGGTTTTATCAATGATCCAGGTAGTAACGGACTTGCCGGTCTTTGTTTTAATGACGTTATTCAGGTAACTGGGGTGGAGGTTTTGCGCAGCGGCATAGTCCTGCGGCCGGAACACCTTTGTAGCTTTCCCGGTGCTGAGTTCACGGTAATGGCGCTCGAGGGTACGTTTAAAGGTCTTTACGATCTGGGAGCTTCTGTTGCCTTCGTATATAGGGTTGTAGTCTTTCCAGAAGTATTCTTTTATCTTCAGCAGGATGACAACGAACAGGTTGCCCATTATCTTATTCTTATAGGGAGAGTGAGAGAAATATTCTTTGTAGATCTGCAGATAGAGCGGTTCAAATTCGGCGTATTCTTCTGGCCTGAGGACACGGGGAGGCACTGTTTCGGCGAGCAGGAAGGGGAACTCCTCAAAGATATTCGCGTGGACGTTTTCTTTAAGGAAGGACTCACTCATAGTGACAAGGAAGACTTCCTGCAGATTCCTCCATTCAAATGACTTATAGTGTCCAGGGTTCGTAAAATAGATCGTTCCCGGCTCAGTACAAAACTCCAGTTCATCGGTCGTGTATTTCCCATGACCGTTTTTAACGAACAGGAAAGAGTAGAAATTCGCCCGGTAAACCGGAGACTTGTACGGTAGCTCGTGATGGATGTCGTTCAGTTTATGAATGGTAAAATCGTTATTGGGATCTATCAGTTCGACTGGCAGTCCGAGGTGCTCATAATTCTCTACCAGGTTGTTAAAAACCGGTGGTGTGTCTATATGCTGTTTCTGCTTACTCATCAGCCATCATGGATTTAGGACCTTGCTAATTTACAAAACCTTCCAGTCGGCACAACACATTAAAAAATATCAGCAGTTGACCCTTCCAGATTGAGTACTTCCAGGTGATGGGCACCTGTTAGTCCGCTGGCATCCCGGGCGGCCTGGAACGCTTTAAACGAAGGAACAGCCAGTATGGCAGCCTGGATATCGGCGTTTTTAAAGTGGGAGAGGTGCGTGAAAGTACCGCCCTGTGAATAGACGGTATATCTGAAATCCCTGCCCAGCTCCCGGAAGTCCTGCAGGAAAGTGCGGATATGCTGCTTATTCTGTTCAATAAAGCTGTTCTTCACTGTGTATGTCACTTTTACTACTATCATGGTAATTTTATTTTGTTAATAGTTAGACAAGTGAGCTATCTAAAACGTGACAGGGTTGGTGGAGAAAATGTAATATTATACTTTAGTGTTCTATGAATCCATCGAACACACCTGAAACGCCAGCCGTTATATCTAATGAGCCTGCTATGCTGGGCTGCCGCCTGTTGTTTAAACAGGCCCCTGTTATTGACTACGACAGCATCCTGGAAGAGCTGAAAAAGCTGTATCCTGCCGTGGTAAATGTGGGAAACATGTTATTTACCTTTCCGGATCTACCCCTGGAGTCCTCAGAGCAGACCATACACGTCCAGTGTGCGGTGATGCCTGTAACGCCTATCCGCCAGCTACCGGAGACCGTCCTCCAGCAGAACTGGCACTGGCCGGCAGCTGCCCAGGAAGCCGCCACCTGCACCCACGAACTGCTGATCAACGACCTTATGACTGCCCGTTTATCTTATAAAAGCCGTCATAAGCTGTTTATCGACTTCCTCCAGGCCGTAGTAAAAGTCGCCCAACCAGACGTCGTGTATTCCCTGCCTGCAGAAAAACTGCTCAGTCCTACGCAGATCACCGATCAGTTAGACACCCTGATCAATGTCCGCCTCTTCAATATCTCCGACGCTGCCAGTCCGGAGATGTTTATGGATACCATCGGCATGCATACTTTCGGTCTGCCAGACTGCCAGGTACGTTTTTCCAACGCTGACCCCAATGCGATGGCGACCCTGCTGCGGAACTTCGCCTACTACATATTTGAAAAAGGAGATGTGATCGAGGATGGTAATACCATCCAGGGTCCGACTCCCGGTTCCACACTGGTGTGTCAATATGCGCCCTCTCTGGTAGCCCCGGCAAGAGAGGCGATCAGCCTGACCTAGGGACATTGCAGGTATGCTGCAGCCAATATTCATCTTATTTTTCGCCCCACAGGCTTTGACGGTAGTTATTACTGTCAAAGCCTTTTTTTAATGGCATCTTTTATTCACCATCTCCAAAGTTTGTGTCGCTAATTCCTAAGTAAAAGCGGGAGGGATGATGGTATCTTTGATATAGAGACGAGCAATAAAGTCTCTCACCATTAACAATTGCTAACGCTACCGTTAAAGAAGCTAAATGATAAATATGAATTGTAACCCGTAAACGAGTATCCGTGTAATTTAATCCGGCGTGCCGCTTGGTACGTCAATTTGAGAAACCTGTAATCCGGTATCTTCTTCTATATAAATTATTGTCCTGATCAGGCATATGACCTCCTTGTGGGGTTAATTAATGGGGTAGCCGAAAACCATTAGAAAAGAGTAGGCGTTAATCCAAATGACTTAAGTTTAGCCTTTTGATTTATAAAGGCGAGAAAGTTATGAAGAAAGCAAAAATCGTTCTTTCTGCAGTTGCATTGTTCGCAGTAGTTGGTGGTGCGTTCGCGTTTAAAGCAAATAGATACCAGCCAGCTAATGTTTACAGAACGTATTCTTTGACTACAATCAATAACGTTCCTACTGCTTACTGTACTCTGACAGACCTAAGAACTACAGCTACTGGTATAGCATTTACAACTGTTTATACATCGGCTGCTGCTAGCAATAAACTGTGTGGCCCTACTGTTCAGACATATACCACTCTAGCAGACTAATCACAAACAGGTTTCTTTTGAGTATTTGAGTAAAATATATCTAAAGAAAATGACCAAAGAGCGTGCTGATTTATATCCAGCACGCTCTTTAATTTTCGAAGTTATGGTATCGGGTTTATTGAGTCGTATTCTAAACCCGAATCTTTTCCCTTTAGATACGCAGGAATACCTTGAGTCATCCATCTCGGTGTTGACTTACCCTTGAGATAATAGTCAAAAAACTGCTGCATTCGTATAGTAAAGTCAAGTTTATTGTTTTCCCTCGTTATACTATGTCCTTCCCCATCATATTCAAGTAACCAGACTTTCTTATTCATTCTTCGCATACCAAGATATAACTCAATGGCTTGTGAAAATAACACTGCTCCATCTTTTCTATTATGTACAATAAGAAGTGGAGTAGTAATATTGTTAATATGAAACACGGGAGAGTTTTCGATAAATACTTCAGGATGATCCCACGGGAAAACTCCTAAATTTCTTTGATCAAGATCAGGACCTATTTGATTGTTCACACCTCCCGGGCGAATACTACCATATTCACTCACCACATTGGAATATCCTGCCATCTCACACGCTGCAGCAAAAAAATTGGTCTTGGTTATTATTACATTCGTTTCATAACCCCCATGACTTTGTCCCTGCAATCCCATACGTTTCTCATTCACATATGGTATACGCCGCAACTGAGAAATCGCTGCATTTATCGTTTCAATAATACTTTGAGCAGTTTTACCCCTCTTATAATAGAAATCAGGCTCAAAAACCAAATATCCTCTACTAACATACCATGGAATATTTATATTGTGGCCAGAAAGTTCCGGTATCCTAAATACATTTAAACATTCACTACGACGCTCATAATAATTAAATATTATCGGGTATTGCTTATTTGAGTCTAAATTTTCAGGAAGATGTAAAATACCTTCCGCCTGGTCTCCATTTGGCAATACCCAATCTATTCGTTTGGTGGTTAGCCATTCATAATCATTCTGAGGAGATAGCTCAGTGATTGAGGAAAAACTTTTGAAATCGCTTGTAAGAAATAAATTCGCCGCTTCTTCTGCATTCATTCGTCTAACAACAAACACATCTGCATTTCTGGCTTTAATCGGCTTAAACCTAGTTGGATCCTCAGCAGTATTTACAGAATTGATTGGTGCCCTTGGCTCAAAATAATATGCGTAATTATCCATTGTTAACTTCGTTGGATCTGATCCAGACAAATTTTTTGCAAGCCAAAAACCATTTTGTTTTGTTTTGTTATCAAACGCCCAGAGCAATAGTTGATCAGACTTATGACCAACCTTCTCAATAGAAGTCAAAATTCTAAATCTAACGTCATGTCTTTGACCATAACCTCCTGTAACATTCACAGGCAGTTTTCTTCCATTTAGATCTAATTGCCAAATGTCATTATTTCCATACACTAATATAGACTCAGCTTTATACACCCTCTGAATACCGCCAAAGGAGTATTCTTTATTGATCATCTTTGCTGCCTCTCCCCGCTGATTTTTAACAGATAAGGATTCGCCAACAAATCTGGAAATATTCTTCAAACTATCACTCTGAAGATTGTAACTATAATAATGCATTTCAGCACCATTAAACCATATAACAAATTTTTGATCCTTTGAAAAAAAGACTGAAGAAAAACCTGGGTATTTAGAACGAAAAAGCAGTTTTTTTTTGCCATCAGTAAGAGACACAAGATAAAGAGAACGATATTCCTTGTTCCAATAAAATTCATTATCATCCATTCTTGTGCTAAGAATAGCAAACAGTGTTCTTTCCGAACCAGCCTCTAATTGTAAGGAATCCGATTCTAGTTGTGCTATCCTATTAGTAAACAGTGTAACAACAAATGTGTACTTTCGGGAGTCAATATCACTAATTTCATTTAACTGTCTTTCTTGTAAAATTTTATCTTTGTAGCTCCATACATTAACATCACTTGTAATCGGCTTTATGTTGCCAGTACCCAACCAAAATTTCTGCTTTTTCTCTACTTTAAAAAAAATCCTTTTACCATCATCACTAAACTTCAAACCGGCATTTGATAGAATAAATTCGTTTTTGATTCCAAGACTGTTATTATCTAAAACGACTATACTTTTGTTCAACATCAAATCATGTAAAATCAGTCTATTATTTAAACCGGCGTCAATATATGCTATCCCATTGCATCTTTTGTTATAAATGAAATTTGATGCGTTCTCTGAATTTGGAACTACTTGAATATATCTTTTCCTATACTGATAACATATTATTCCGGAATTTGATTTCAAAATCAGGAAATGACATGACGGTTCAAAATTAAATTCATGAACATGTGAAAATCTGTGAACATATTGATGCCCTGCATCTATCAATATTACAGTTTCAGAAGTATCATTTAGCTTGTAAGCTATATACGAACTATTACTAACATCTGAATATGTATAAGATTGAACAGAGCTCAAATATTCAGTATTCATTGTTTTCAAATCAACAATAACTAGCGTATCGCCCGGTATTTGAACAAGAAAATGTCTGTCTCCCAGTATGACTGGGTTATAACCATTTGTAAATCGAAGGAATTTTTGAGTGGGGAGGTTCTTGAGAAAAATATCAGATCCTTTATTTCCATTATTGATGTGATACGCAACGAAATTTCCATTATTACTGATTAAGCAAGCCTGGCCAGCAACCTCCTCTATAGATTGCCATTTGTCGCAAGCCTCCTTATCAATTTCTTTCTTTTGACTAAAGGATTGAAAACTTAAAAAAGGAACAAAAAAAAACAAAACACATACAAATAATGCTTTCATACTAAGTGCAAGTGGCATATTAGAAATGTTTAGTAAAACTGAACCTTTACCAATATATGTTTTTGGCAATGAAATACTATCTCAGTTTAATATGAAATTAATTCCAAGTTGCCTTTCCATTCTTCATTTTATTCAATATCTCAATATATATAGCTTCGTCATCAGCTCCTTTCTTACTCTCAACGGCCTTTTCCTCCCACATTATAGCATCCTTGATTCTACCTAACTTATAAAGAATATTAGCATATGTATCAATCCTTAAAGCGGGTTGATCTATTTGTAGTGTTTTTTTACTCATTTTCAAAGCAGTTTCCAGTACATCTCTGTCTAAAGAGTGCTCAAAGGCCGACCAGGCTATATTGTTAAGCAAATCATTACCAACCCAGAATCTATTACTTCCATATTCATCAAACCAACGTGGAGCGCAAGTTTTAAATAGATTCCAATCCTTATGATCAACTGCATATAAAACCTGTGCCTGTAAAACTGTCTCTTCACCAAGCTTGCCATATTTTCTTTTTACCGTTTGTAATATATCATCCCATTTTGGGACATTATTGTTTGAAACAAACGGAGTAACATGACGATTTTCTATAATACCAGTTAATATAGCCTCGGCTTGATCTTTACCCAATACATGATTAACCGAGAGCATATTATTATATAATATCCAAAACCCAATATCATCAGTACTCTTAGTAAATTTAATAATGAATTTTAGGTTACTCTGGTCCAAAGGATTTTTCACAAGCCGCAAATATTCATCGCTTAGTTCTTTAGCATCGATTTTATTGCCGTTCAGTTGAGCTAAAATTGATAGACTACGTAGAAAAAAGGAATCTCTCCGACCTTTTTTATATTCTGTTAGCAACTCCTCATAAGATCTTTCATCCTCTCGAGCAGTCGTGAGCGATAATTTGACTTTTCCAATCCAATTATTATTGTCTTGTATAACTAGTCGTTTGTTTATAGCTTGAATAGTATCAAAAGGAATTTTAACAATCTTTCTGTCATAGGTGATAAGTCCGTTCTGCTCCGATTCAACATCAAATGGTTGAGTATAAATTGATGCGCTTAATCCTTCTTTCTTCAATACTACAAGTGAATCAACCATTGCAGAATATTTATTTCTCAACGATTTTAAGTTATTTATACTATCATATCCCCATCCTTTTGCCAAATCATCCCATAAATGCCCCTGGACAGCGGCACCAGCACCTCCATATTCTCCCAAGACCCTTACCTTGCCAGTAAGGTAAGGTGGCATTCGTGGATACAAATAGGAATGTACATCTGTCATATCAGATCCTTCATAGGCATTAGGAGAAGGACTTCTAAGTTTGTCATTTACATATAGAAGCTCCCCTGAATGTCCATTTACCAAACGCGAAAAGTCATATTTTTTCACCCATTCGGTTATGCGCTTTTGATCATACTGACCCCATTTTTCGTTAAATACTACCCAAGTGGTTATACATGGATAATTATATAGCTGATCAATTGTCTCTTTAACTTGTTTTTCAAACTCATTTCGACTACCATCAGGCAGGCCTTGATTAGGATTTACAAAATCCTGCCATACCAGAATTCCAATTTTATCAGCGTGGAAATACCATCTTGCTGGCTCTACCTTTATATGTTTTCTAATCGTATTAAAGCCCATAGCTTTTATCAAAGCAATATCAAACGCGAGTGCCTTGTCTGTAGGAGCCGTGTATAATCCTTCAGGCCAAAAACCTTGATCAAGGGCACCCAGATTATAATAAGGTTTATTATTTAGGAAGATACGTTCGAATCCATCTACGTCCTTTTGAATAGTTACATTTCTCATTCCAAAATAACTCTCAATGTTGTCAACTATACTATCCCTCTTTTTTAGCTTTACTTCGAGATCATATAAAAACGGGGTTTCTGGACTCCATAATTTGACATTCCTAATTGGAAGTACAATATTCTGATTTACCTTTCCCTCAACATTTGCAACCACCTTTTTACCCTGTTTAGCTGTAACTTCCACGAGACAATCTACCGAGCTACCTAACACTACGACATTTACAGCACTGTTATTAATATCCGGATTTATCCTCAAAGATTTTATATGATTAATACCTACTTTTTCAATCCATACTGTTTGCCAGATACCAGAACTTGCAGTGTAATAAATATTGGTAGGATTTAATGCTTGTTTTCCGTGAGGTCCAATACCTTGATCAGTTGGATCAAAAACCTTTACAATTAGTTCATTAGAGTCTTTCTCTAAAGCTTCCGTTATATCACACGAAAATGCAGTATATCCTCCAGTATGACTTCCTACGTCCTTCCCATTAACAAACACACTTGCCTGCCAGTCTACAGCCCCAAAATGCAATATTACTCTCTGGTTATAGTCATTGGATATGAAAAATCTACGCTTATACCATAATACCTGAGTCGGTAGCAGTTGCCTCTTTACTCCTGACAGAGCAGATTCAATTGGATATGGGACTAATATTTCCCCCTTGAAATGAGATGGCATGTTTGAATTTCTGTCAGTAATCGCATAATTCCAGATTCCATTAAGATTTTGCCATTTCTCACGCCTCATTTGAGGTCTGGGATATTCGTCAATTGAAGAATTCTGGCGAACATCATCAGCCCACTTTGTCCTCAAAGAGGGCTGATGAATTTTCCAGCCAGGCTTATTCTGACCAATACATTTAGTCAACAACAACAATGATAAAATAAAGAAGCCAAGAAAAAAACAACAAAAATATCTAACCATCTCAACTCGTATTTTTAGTATAATTTAAAAGTACTTTACAAATAAAACCGCTATTGTTCAGGATAACCTGGATTTTGATGTCCATGTAAACTTGGATTGCGCTGGATTTCCTGAACAGGAATTGGATAAATTGCTTTAAAAGAAGCCCAACTCCCTCCTTTCTGGGGTGCAACAATGTTCATAATATTATCTATTCTGTCTGTGCGCTTCAGATCAAACCACCTATGTCCCCATTCTGTGAACAACTCAAATTTTCTCTCTTTATAAATAAGCGATAACATTTTCTCTTTATCGAATGCTCCAAGACTCTTCAAACCGGCTCTTGTTCTTATCACATTCAAATCATCCTCTGCAGAGTTGCTACCATATACTCTTCCCATTTGAGCTCTAGCTTCACCACGAATCAAATATTGTTCCGCCAACCTAAAAACCATAAGATATTCAGTTCTAGCCTGACCATATAACCATTCTTTATATTTAAATGCATAAGGATATGTAGCGCCACTTACATTCACAGAATCGGTCCATGCATTTCTTCTATCATCATCTGTCTCAAATTCATCAAAAATGCTTGCACTCAAATAAACCGGGCGATCATACTGTTGCCCATTAGGCCCAGGAGCAGGTGTTCCATTCGGTCCTGCAGCTAAAACAAATGTAATAGCATCAAAAGTGTTTAATTGAGGTATAACTGGTTGAAGCTGCCATATTGCTTCTTTACTACTCAACTTAAAAACATTATCTAAGCGCTCTAATTCATACAATGTTTTTTCGTTAATAATTTTAGACGCCTCCTGCTCTGCTAAATCCCATTTTTTTGTATACAAATACACTCTGGATAACAAAGCCGTAATGCACATCTTATTAGGTCGAGTCCTTTCAGTCGTTGGACTAATAACATCTCCAGACACATACTGGTCAGAAATAGTATTTTGTGCATCCTTCAAATCAGTTATAATCTGCTCATATACCAGACTATTTGCCATTCTTGGTGGTGCACTATTTAACTTTACGTCTGTAGTTGTTAATAAGGGAACATCTCCGTACAAGTTCACGAGATAGAAATACATAAATGCCCTGACGAATTTTGCTTCAGCAATTAACTGCTGTTTTACTTTAGCCGATATAGCAGATGATGAAGATATCCCTTCAATGGCTGAATTAGCTCTATAAATGTAAGCATACAAATCCGCCCAAAAAATGAGCTCGCCTCCATTGTTGGTAAGATTATTTGTATATACGATATTTAGTATATTAAAAGATTCTGTAGTCGAAATCAACTCGTCACTTGACAGGCCAGTTACTAGAGATATAGAACGACTGCCAGTAAAAATGCCATCATTAGACATATCAACGTAAATTCCTGTCAAAACAGAAGCTGCATTAGCATTGGAGCTATACATTTCACCGCCAATTATTTGGTTGATAGGCGGGTTTACCTCAATCAGTTTTTTACAGCTAGAAAAAAATATCATTATCACAGCAGCTTGTAAAGCATATTTGTGCACATTGCATTTTGTCTTATAAAATATCATTTTCTTAATTTTAGAAGAGTGGACTAAAACGCAGCTTGGATGCCTACTGTCAATACTTTAAGAGGAGGAAGCGAAGTGAGACTTTGTGACTCTGGATCAAGTCCTTTATATTTTGTTATAGTTATAAGATTCTGCCCCTGAACGTAGACCTTAAGATTTGCAATATTTAATCTCTGTTTCAGTACATCTGGAATTGAATAAGAAAGAGAAAAGTTTTTTAGCCTAATAAAAGATGCATCCGTATATACAAAACTACTACCCAAAACATTATCTCCTGAGACAATAAAATCTGACGGCGCATTGGAAAAATAATCTGAAAACACTTTCTGAATATTAGTAACGTCACCTTCTCTTTTCCATCTATTGAGGTATTCTACCGGCAAATTACTATTATAAACGCCTGCTAATTTTACATACCCTGACAATGGATCTATGCCTCTCTGCTTTACATATTGGACAAAGAAATCTAAACTAAACTTTTTGTATGTAACTGTATGTGATATTCCACCATAAAATTTCGGATCAGTCATTATCCTAAGATACTTTCCAGCATCTAGTCTATCCGAATTTTGTGGATCAAAAGTATTTTTACCATCAATATCCGTAAATTGATATCTACCCGTCTGTGGATCTACACCATTAAAATTATAGGATCTCACAACTCCACTAAATGGCTGTCCGATTTCAAGGTCCCTGTAATATGAAGAATTTTCAAGATCTGGATAGGAGATAAGTTTATTTCTATTTCTTGTAAAATTAAATGAGGTAGACCATGTAAAGTTTCTCAATTTAACATTTTCAGTATTCACTGTTACCTCAAGACCTGAATTCTGGATAA
The DNA window shown above is from Chitinophaga agri and carries:
- a CDS encoding helix-turn-helix domain-containing protein encodes the protein MSKQKQHIDTPPVFNNLVENYEHLGLPVELIDPNNDFTIHKLNDIHHELPYKSPVYRANFYSFLFVKNGHGKYTTDELEFCTEPGTIYFTNPGHYKSFEWRNLQEVFLVTMSESFLKENVHANIFEEFPFLLAETVPPRVLRPEEYAEFEPLYLQIYKEYFSHSPYKNKIMGNLFVVILLKIKEYFWKDYNPIYEGNRSSQIVKTFKRTLERHYRELSTGKATKVFRPQDYAAAQNLHPSYLNNVIKTKTGKSVTTWIIDKTITEAKSLLQNSGIPIKQIADQLGFAESSHFSNYFKKYTDSTPVLYRKQLGNTVN
- a CDS encoding alpha/beta hydrolase family protein; the encoded protein is MPLALSMKALFVCVLFFFVPFLSFQSFSQKKEIDKEACDKWQSIEEVAGQACLISNNGNFVAYHINNGNKGSDIFLKNLPTQKFLRFTNGYNPVILGDRHFLVQIPGDTLVIVDLKTMNTEYLSSVQSYTYSDVSNSSYIAYKLNDTSETVILIDAGHQYVHRFSHVHEFNFEPSCHFLILKSNSGIICYQYRKRYIQVVPNSENASNFIYNKRCNGIAYIDAGLNNRLILHDLMLNKSIVVLDNNSLGIKNEFILSNAGLKFSDDGKRIFFKVEKKQKFWLGTGNIKPITSDVNVWSYKDKILQERQLNEISDIDSRKYTFVVTLFTNRIAQLESDSLQLEAGSERTLFAILSTRMDDNEFYWNKEYRSLYLVSLTDGKKKLLFRSKYPGFSSVFFSKDQKFVIWFNGAEMHYYSYNLQSDSLKNISRFVGESLSVKNQRGEAAKMINKEYSFGGIQRVYKAESILVYGNNDIWQLDLNGRKLPVNVTGGYGQRHDVRFRILTSIEKVGHKSDQLLLWAFDNKTKQNGFWLAKNLSGSDPTKLTMDNYAYYFEPRAPINSVNTAEDPTRFKPIKARNADVFVVRRMNAEEAANLFLTSDFKSFSSITELSPQNDYEWLTTKRIDWVLPNGDQAEGILHLPENLDSNKQYPIIFNYYERRSECLNVFRIPELSGHNINIPWYVSRGYLVFEPDFYYKRGKTAQSIIETINAAISQLRRIPYVNEKRMGLQGQSHGGYETNVIITKTNFFAAACEMAGYSNVVSEYGSIRPGGVNNQIGPDLDQRNLGVFPWDHPEVFIENSPVFHINNITTPLLIVHNRKDGAVLFSQAIELYLGMRRMNKKVWLLEYDGEGHSITRENNKLDFTIRMQQFFDYYLKGKSTPRWMTQGIPAYLKGKDSGLEYDSINPIP
- a CDS encoding DUF4261 domain-containing protein, with the translated sequence MNPSNTPETPAVISNEPAMLGCRLLFKQAPVIDYDSILEELKKLYPAVVNVGNMLFTFPDLPLESSEQTIHVQCAVMPVTPIRQLPETVLQQNWHWPAAAQEAATCTHELLINDLMTARLSYKSRHKLFIDFLQAVVKVAQPDVVYSLPAEKLLSPTQITDQLDTLINVRLFNISDAASPEMFMDTIGMHTFGLPDCQVRFSNADPNAMATLLRNFAYYIFEKGDVIEDGNTIQGPTPGSTLVCQYAPSLVAPAREAISLT
- a CDS encoding RagB/SusD family nutrient uptake outer membrane protein, whose amino-acid sequence is MIFYKTKCNVHKYALQAAVIMIFFSSCKKLIEVNPPINQIIGGEMYSSNANAASVLTGIYVDMSNDGIFTGSRSISLVTGLSSDELISTTESFNILNIVYTNNLTNNGGELIFWADLYAYIYRANSAIEGISSSSAISAKVKQQLIAEAKFVRAFMYFYLVNLYGDVPLLTTTDVKLNSAPPRMANSLVYEQIITDLKDAQNTISDQYVSGDVISPTTERTRPNKMCITALLSRVYLYTKKWDLAEQEASKIINEKTLYELERLDNVFKLSSKEAIWQLQPVIPQLNTFDAITFVLAAGPNGTPAPGPNGQQYDRPVYLSASIFDEFETDDDRRNAWTDSVNVSGATYPYAFKYKEWLYGQARTEYLMVFRLAEQYLIRGEARAQMGRVYGSNSAEDDLNVIRTRAGLKSLGAFDKEKMLSLIYKERKFELFTEWGHRWFDLKRTDRIDNIMNIVAPQKGGSWASFKAIYPIPVQEIQRNPSLHGHQNPGYPEQ
- a CDS encoding sugar-binding domain-containing protein, whose product is MVRYFCCFFLGFFILSLLLLTKCIGQNKPGWKIHQPSLRTKWADDVRQNSSIDEYPRPQMRREKWQNLNGIWNYAITDRNSNMPSHFKGEILVPYPIESALSGVKRQLLPTQVLWYKRRFFISNDYNQRVILHFGAVDWQASVFVNGKDVGSHTGGYTAFSCDITEALEKDSNELIVKVFDPTDQGIGPHGKQALNPTNIYYTASSGIWQTVWIEKVGINHIKSLRINPDINNSAVNVVVLGSSVDCLVEVTAKQGKKVVANVEGKVNQNIVLPIRNVKLWSPETPFLYDLEVKLKKRDSIVDNIESYFGMRNVTIQKDVDGFERIFLNNKPYYNLGALDQGFWPEGLYTAPTDKALAFDIALIKAMGFNTIRKHIKVEPARWYFHADKIGILVWQDFVNPNQGLPDGSRNEFEKQVKETIDQLYNYPCITTWVVFNEKWGQYDQKRITEWVKKYDFSRLVNGHSGELLYVNDKLRSPSPNAYEGSDMTDVHSYLYPRMPPYLTGKVRVLGEYGGAGAAVQGHLWDDLAKGWGYDSINNLKSLRNKYSAMVDSLVVLKKEGLSASIYTQPFDVESEQNGLITYDRKIVKIPFDTIQAINKRLVIQDNNNWIGKVKLSLTTAREDERSYEELLTEYKKGRRDSFFLRSLSILAQLNGNKIDAKELSDEYLRLVKNPLDQSNLKFIIKFTKSTDDIGFWILYNNMLSVNHVLGKDQAEAILTGIIENRHVTPFVSNNNVPKWDDILQTVKRKYGKLGEETVLQAQVLYAVDHKDWNLFKTCAPRWFDEYGSNRFWVGNDLLNNIAWSAFEHSLDRDVLETALKMSKKTLQIDQPALRIDTYANILYKLGRIKDAIMWEEKAVESKKGADDEAIYIEILNKMKNGKATWN